Proteins encoded within one genomic window of Estrella lausannensis:
- a CDS encoding Lpg1974 family pore-forming outer membrane protein, whose product MKKLNKKLALAMLSLGFAALTPSVASADSCAPKSCDPCNTSSDCWSFDVGVDFLYWKPCVDDLDYSATVSGEVGNIDNALEVRYNSVCPDWEPGFRITLKKESAWKSFDLSFSYTWLDAGDSQSSHGGNGERIAAVGLHPFLVDENSPTGFYDLGKGKWELSYQTFDVLLSYPFRCGSCHTITPFFGVEVAKLDQEWKAAYEYQASTGPAEVAALKWESDYRGAGLKLGTDYNYLLCDGLSLFARASGTILIGDADTTNRQSAFEINADGTIVPETANYIEFKDDDCCHVVPGCHLQLGLQYEDETCGCEYKLRLGYEMVKWYNLQNPRRWFEATDGGNIAQSTHSNTTTLGFHGLLAGVEFKF is encoded by the coding sequence ATGAAAAAACTGAATAAAAAGTTAGCCCTGGCTATGTTGTCCCTGGGTTTTGCTGCTCTGACGCCTAGCGTTGCTAGCGCTGACAGCTGCGCTCCAAAATCTTGCGATCCTTGCAACACATCATCGGACTGCTGGTCCTTTGATGTAGGCGTGGATTTCCTCTACTGGAAACCTTGCGTTGACGATCTCGACTACTCCGCAACAGTTTCTGGCGAAGTCGGCAACATCGACAATGCTTTAGAAGTTCGCTATAACAGCGTATGCCCCGATTGGGAACCTGGCTTCCGCATCACTTTGAAAAAAGAAAGTGCCTGGAAGAGCTTCGACCTGAGCTTCTCCTACACATGGCTCGATGCGGGTGATTCCCAGTCCTCCCATGGCGGCAATGGCGAGCGCATCGCTGCTGTTGGTCTGCACCCCTTCCTCGTGGATGAAAACTCCCCAACAGGATTCTATGATTTAGGAAAAGGTAAGTGGGAGCTGAGCTATCAAACATTTGATGTGTTGCTCTCCTATCCTTTCCGCTGCGGCTCCTGCCACACAATCACTCCGTTCTTCGGCGTCGAAGTTGCTAAGTTGGATCAAGAGTGGAAAGCTGCATACGAGTACCAAGCCAGCACAGGTCCTGCTGAAGTCGCTGCCCTGAAATGGGAGTCTGACTACAGAGGCGCCGGTTTGAAGCTTGGAACAGATTACAACTATCTGCTCTGCGACGGCCTCAGCCTGTTTGCAAGAGCTTCCGGAACAATCTTGATCGGCGATGCCGACACGACAAACCGTCAATCTGCATTTGAAATTAACGCAGACGGAACGATTGTTCCAGAAACAGCAAACTACATCGAATTTAAAGATGACGACTGCTGCCACGTAGTACCAGGCTGCCACCTGCAACTCGGTCTTCAGTATGAAGACGAAACATGCGGCTGCGAGTACAAACTCCGCCTCGGCTACGAAATGGTGAAGTGGTACAACCTCCAGAACCCAAGAAGATGGTTTGAAGCAACTGATGGTGGAAACATCGCTCAGTCGACACACTCCAACACAACAACTCTTGGATTCCATGGCCTCCTGGCTGGTGTAGAATTCAAATTCTAA
- a CDS encoding Lpg1974 family pore-forming outer membrane protein, whose product MGAKTRFFTLLAGVQAFFPTNGYSYDNDACSFDRASFYRGDCFCAEIAVDALYLKPCLNEDSPFVAKVTGSSSGESSSQKVKYQFVCPEWEFGVRGTVALPKAYRTFDFSASYTWIEFKTDAKEDLGTDANLAATRVHPFVVGESGVQFFNAAEADLSGKYQALDLIFSYSCPFAICHSISPFAGVQCVSYRQAMDTTYLGQLGGSARTVEADWKSRFQGAGLIAGTDYRYALCEGFSLIARASGSLLAGEFSVKDKQIVTIENNSGINQSTLYRFDDDKCCRIVPGWDVRVGAAYEVDLCGCELSLRAGYEVIGLCNLATQRGYFSELEDGNIAGSDKTEKGLLVMHGAFAGFDVKF is encoded by the coding sequence ATGGGTGCCAAAACGCGTTTTTTTACCCTTCTGGCCGGAGTTCAAGCCTTTTTTCCCACCAATGGATATTCCTATGACAATGATGCCTGTTCTTTCGACAGGGCCTCATTTTACCGGGGCGATTGTTTTTGTGCAGAAATTGCTGTCGATGCCCTGTATTTGAAACCTTGCCTCAACGAGGATTCCCCCTTTGTGGCAAAAGTGACCGGTTCTTCTTCCGGAGAGAGCTCTTCTCAGAAGGTCAAATACCAGTTCGTATGTCCTGAGTGGGAGTTTGGAGTCCGCGGGACAGTCGCCTTGCCGAAGGCTTATAGAACCTTTGACTTCTCGGCAAGCTATACCTGGATCGAGTTTAAAACAGATGCCAAAGAGGATCTAGGAACCGATGCCAATTTGGCGGCCACAAGGGTGCATCCCTTTGTAGTCGGAGAGAGCGGAGTGCAATTCTTCAACGCTGCGGAAGCAGATCTCTCCGGGAAATACCAGGCACTGGATCTTATATTCTCCTACTCTTGCCCTTTTGCCATCTGTCATTCGATATCACCCTTTGCCGGTGTGCAGTGCGTCTCCTATCGCCAAGCGATGGATACCACGTACCTTGGCCAATTAGGTGGAAGCGCCCGCACAGTTGAGGCCGACTGGAAGTCCAGATTTCAAGGGGCCGGTCTGATCGCCGGAACAGATTATCGATATGCCCTTTGCGAGGGATTTTCCCTCATCGCCCGGGCATCCGGCTCTCTTTTGGCGGGGGAGTTTTCGGTGAAGGACAAACAGATTGTCACCATTGAAAATAACAGCGGCATCAACCAGTCGACTCTTTATCGTTTTGATGATGACAAGTGTTGCCGGATTGTTCCCGGATGGGATGTGCGCGTGGGAGCTGCCTATGAAGTTGATTTATGCGGCTGCGAGTTGTCTTTGCGCGCAGGCTATGAGGTGATAGGTCTTTGCAACCTCGCCACACAAAGAGGGTATTTCTCTGAACTTGAAGACGGCAATATTGCCGGCTCCGACAAGACAGAGAAGGGCTTGCTGGTCATGCACGGAGCCTTTGCCGGCTTCGATGTGAAGTTCTAA
- a CDS encoding Lpg1974 family pore-forming outer membrane protein yields MKLGTDYSYLLCEGLSLFGRASGTIAIGDAKTENKQTFYYVDSQGIIQSAPSPDYVTFKDDDCCHVIPGCHLQLGLQYENSTCGCEYKLRFGYEVVKWYNLQNPRRWFESTEGGNIAQSTQSNTTTLAFHGLLTGIEVKF; encoded by the coding sequence TTGAAGCTTGGAACAGACTACAGCTATTTGCTCTGTGAAGGCTTGAGCCTCTTTGGGAGAGCCTCCGGCACGATTGCGATTGGCGATGCTAAAACAGAGAACAAGCAAACATTCTACTATGTAGACAGCCAAGGCATCATCCAGTCGGCTCCCTCGCCTGACTACGTCACTTTTAAGGACGATGACTGCTGCCATGTCATCCCCGGATGCCATCTGCAGCTTGGGCTTCAGTATGAGAATAGCACCTGCGGCTGCGAGTATAAACTGCGCTTTGGCTATGAAGTCGTTAAATGGTACAACCTGCAGAACCCGAGAAGATGGTTTGAGAGCACTGAAGGCGGAAACATCGCTCAGTCGACACAATCCAACACCACAACGCTCGCATTTCACGGTCTCCTGACCGGCATCGAAGTGAAGTTCTAA
- a CDS encoding Lpg1974 family pore-forming outer membrane protein: MNKLSTRFASLLLTLGSIGVGTGYAADAPTASCVCDPCVCDPCECAPAHPAVCTPACAPVTTDCCSFEVGLDTLYWKPCVDDLDYAAKVHGTVSNIDTPLHVDYKSVCPEWEPGYRIFLKKENAWKSFNLSLSYTWLNADDSERSHAGNGERIAAVGLHPLLVDAVDQNSNYFDFARGKWELTYQTFDILLSHPFRCGSCHTITPFFGVEIVKFDQEWDAKYELTPAGGVPSALATAEWRLLPSGVPITKALV; encoded by the coding sequence ATGAATAAACTCTCTACGCGATTTGCCTCTCTCCTTCTGACTCTGGGCTCTATAGGAGTTGGAACGGGGTATGCGGCAGACGCTCCCACAGCCAGCTGCGTTTGTGATCCGTGTGTCTGCGATCCTTGCGAGTGTGCACCGGCGCATCCGGCTGTTTGTACCCCCGCATGTGCTCCTGTAACAACCGACTGTTGCTCCTTTGAGGTGGGTCTTGACACTCTCTACTGGAAGCCCTGTGTTGACGATCTGGACTATGCTGCGAAAGTACACGGCACAGTCTCCAATATCGACACTCCTCTCCATGTCGATTACAAAAGTGTGTGCCCTGAGTGGGAACCCGGCTACCGCATCTTCCTGAAAAAGGAAAATGCCTGGAAATCTTTCAACTTAAGCCTTTCTTACACATGGCTCAACGCGGATGACTCCGAAAGATCCCATGCAGGCAATGGTGAGCGCATCGCCGCGGTAGGCCTGCATCCGCTTCTCGTCGACGCAGTCGACCAAAACAGCAACTACTTTGACTTTGCTCGCGGCAAATGGGAGCTGACCTATCAAACATTTGATATCTTGCTCTCGCACCCCTTCCGCTGCGGCTCTTGCCACACGATCACGCCCTTCTTCGGCGTGGAGATTGTCAAGTTCGATCAGGAATGGGACGCCAAGTATGAGCTCACCCCTGCCGGTGGAGTACCCTCCGCACTGGCTACTGCCGAGTGGAGGCTACTGCCGAGTGGAGTTCCGATTACAAAGGCGCTGGTTTGA
- a CDS encoding Lpg1974 family pore-forming outer membrane protein has protein sequence MNKKLALAILTLGFAGLMPSAASAESCYADNCAPKSCDPCNTTSDCCSFDVGVDFLYWKPCVDDLDYAAKVHGITSDIDNPLHVDYKSVCPEWEPGFRITLGKAQAWKSFDLSFSYTWLNSDDSQSTHAGNGERIAAVGLHPYLVTGNEATNSFYDIAKGKWELNYQTFDILLSHSFKCGSCHTISPFFGVEIVKLDQKWKTGYEYQNEQGPFEVAGSKWKSDYKGAGLKLGTDYSYALCEGLSLFARASGTIAIGDATTTNQQVAYEFTITEGQPILGDEHYIDFKDDDCCHVVPGYHLQLGLQYEDDTCGCEYKLRLGYEMVNWYNLQNPRRWFENTEEGNIAQSTQSNTTTLGFHGLLAGIEVKF, from the coding sequence ATGAATAAAAAATTGGCCCTCGCTATATTGACGCTGGGTTTTGCTGGACTGATGCCTTCTGCTGCAAGCGCTGAAAGCTGCTATGCAGATAATTGCGCTCCTAAGAGCTGCGATCCCTGCAACACAACATCAGACTGCTGCTCGTTTGATGTAGGTGTGGATTTCCTCTACTGGAAACCTTGTGTCGACGATCTCGACTATGCTGCAAAAGTTCACGGCATAACTTCCGACATCGACAACCCTCTTCATGTTGACTACAAGAGTGTTTGCCCTGAGTGGGAGCCTGGCTTCCGCATTACCCTGGGTAAAGCACAGGCTTGGAAAAGCTTCGACTTGAGCTTCTCCTACACATGGCTCAATTCGGATGATTCCCAGTCGACTCATGCTGGTAATGGCGAGCGCATCGCTGCTGTAGGTCTGCATCCTTACCTCGTAACTGGTAACGAGGCAACAAATAGCTTCTATGATATTGCAAAAGGCAAGTGGGAACTTAACTATCAAACATTTGATATCTTGCTCTCGCACTCGTTCAAATGCGGCTCCTGCCACACAATCTCTCCTTTCTTCGGCGTAGAGATTGTTAAACTCGATCAGAAATGGAAAACGGGCTATGAGTACCAAAACGAGCAAGGTCCTTTTGAAGTCGCTGGCTCGAAGTGGAAATCTGACTACAAAGGCGCTGGTTTGAAGTTGGGAACAGACTACAGCTACGCACTTTGCGAAGGTTTGAGCCTGTTTGCAAGAGCCTCCGGAACGATCGCGATTGGCGATGCGACCACAACAAACCAACAGGTTGCATATGAGTTCACTATAACAGAAGGTCAACCGATCTTAGGTGATGAGCACTACATCGACTTTAAAGACGATGATTGCTGCCACGTAGTTCCAGGATACCACCTCCAACTGGGTCTTCAGTATGAAGATGACACATGCGGCTGCGAGTACAAACTCCGCCTCGGTTATGAGATGGTCAACTGGTACAACCTGCAGAACCCAAGAAGATGGTTTGAGAACACTGAAGAGGGAAACATCGCTCAGTCGACACAATCCAACACAACAACCTTGGGTTTCCACGGTCTCTTAGCTGGTATCGAAGTGAAGTTCTAA
- a CDS encoding Lpg1974 family pore-forming outer membrane protein, with protein MKKIPTMIAALAIGTAVGGSLSADDGLFCLDLQVRMDTLAWKPCVDDLDFAATVKGQISDVDNPRKVDYHSICPDWDLGYRINLKKASFWNCFDFHFSYTWFRSHDSSKATAHNGERIAAVLADPTTINEAALFSGDGFFDTARAKWKMLYQSFDFVIARECPFANCQSITPFFGFQYLKFDQKIKGSYFDTQVFGEQPQIASIAVNTEWQSLYKGAGLKIGTAYTREICHNIKLFGAVSGSLLVGDNHISVGHGKSEGGCCHVMSLYHLQAGIFWKTTVCGIPYELKAGYEFLSLNNIAAPRRYFESVEVSPRSSHASPRDIIGREGGIAMSTPVNVGSIGFHGLTAGFNVTY; from the coding sequence ATGAAGAAAATACCCACTATGATTGCCGCCCTAGCAATAGGCACAGCTGTCGGCGGATCTTTATCTGCCGATGACGGGCTTTTCTGCCTGGACCTTCAAGTTAGAATGGACACTCTGGCGTGGAAGCCCTGTGTCGATGATCTTGACTTTGCAGCCACAGTGAAGGGGCAGATAAGCGATGTCGACAATCCCAGGAAAGTGGATTATCACAGCATTTGTCCCGACTGGGATCTTGGCTATCGAATCAATCTAAAAAAAGCCTCCTTCTGGAACTGCTTTGACTTTCACTTTTCCTACACCTGGTTTCGTTCGCATGATTCCAGCAAAGCAACAGCTCATAACGGCGAGAGGATAGCAGCGGTGCTGGCTGATCCGACAACGATTAACGAGGCAGCTCTCTTCAGTGGCGACGGCTTCTTTGATACGGCAAGAGCGAAATGGAAGATGCTTTACCAATCGTTTGATTTTGTGATCGCAAGAGAGTGTCCCTTCGCTAACTGTCAGTCGATCACTCCTTTCTTTGGGTTTCAGTACCTGAAGTTTGACCAGAAAATCAAAGGGAGCTATTTCGACACGCAAGTATTTGGCGAACAGCCCCAGATAGCATCCATTGCGGTCAACACAGAGTGGCAGTCGCTCTATAAAGGGGCCGGACTTAAGATCGGTACAGCCTATACGCGGGAAATCTGCCACAATATCAAACTGTTTGGAGCCGTTTCAGGAAGCTTGCTGGTAGGAGATAACCACATCAGCGTAGGACACGGAAAAAGTGAAGGCGGCTGCTGTCATGTTATGTCGCTCTATCACCTGCAGGCCGGAATCTTTTGGAAAACAACGGTGTGCGGCATTCCTTACGAACTCAAAGCCGGATATGAGTTTTTATCCCTGAACAATATAGCCGCTCCCAGACGCTACTTTGAATCTGTGGAGGTAAGCCCCAGAAGCTCTCACGCATCACCTCGTGACATTATCGGAAGGGAAGGCGGAATTGCCATGTCGACACCGGTCAACGTCGGATCGATCGGTTTTCATGGATTGACGGCAGGATTCAACGTGACTTACTAA
- a CDS encoding TolC family protein — translation MAVASFFPSFTLIGDAGYQSLKLKNLFDAKSTTWAYSGDVSIPVFQGGSLIGNLRAQEAEQIRAALFYQKSVLTAVSEAETYLKQYKEDSKRVKDLLLTQERYRNLNILTEERYQKGLVSKLDYIRSKIELIQSDEELLQSETSSLLSLIMLYKALGGGWHCCQP, via the coding sequence GTGGCTGTCGCCTCTTTCTTTCCCTCCTTCACGCTGATCGGCGATGCCGGCTATCAATCCCTGAAACTGAAGAATCTGTTCGATGCCAAAAGCACAACCTGGGCCTACAGCGGAGATGTTTCCATCCCGGTTTTTCAGGGTGGAAGCCTGATCGGCAACTTAAGAGCCCAGGAAGCCGAACAGATACGGGCGGCCCTTTTCTATCAAAAAAGTGTGCTGACAGCTGTTTCTGAAGCAGAAACATACCTGAAGCAATATAAGGAAGACAGCAAGAGAGTGAAAGACCTCCTGTTGACACAGGAGAGATACCGAAATCTGAACATATTGACTGAAGAGAGGTATCAGAAGGGCTTAGTCAGCAAACTGGATTACATTCGCAGCAAGATTGAGCTGATTCAATCCGATGAAGAGCTCCTTCAAAGTGAAACATCGTCCCTGTTGTCACTCATCATGCTCTACAAGGCGTTGGGAGGAGGCTGGCATTGCTGCCAGCCTTAG
- a CDS encoding ABC transporter permease, producing MLSRVLNLIRKELLAVLLDPKSRFAILIPPLIQLFIFAYAATLDVKNAPIGILNRDNGKESQEIIQRFRGSPFFTKILYLDTVSEITPFLDEQKGVMVVSFDEQFSRNVKAGKPAEVQIILDGRKSNTAQIVSGYVQSIIAQYGADLGKGRDVHLVPRNWFNPNLIYLWYNIPSLFSTLAMMTCLIVTTQSVARERELGTLDQLLVSPLTPTEIVIGKIIPGILVGILEGTLLLLVGTLLFKVPFHGSLFLLYFSLLLFVAAISGIGLFISSVSATQQQAMLGSFVTIMPSILLSGFATPIENMPVWLQPFTYLIPLTYMLKISKGLFLKALPAADVFMNLWPVVLIALFNIIGAGLFFRRRLQ from the coding sequence TAGCAGAGTATTGAACCTGATACGCAAAGAGCTTTTAGCGGTCTTGCTCGACCCAAAGAGCCGATTTGCCATTTTAATCCCCCCTTTGATCCAACTTTTCATCTTCGCCTACGCCGCAACTCTCGACGTAAAAAACGCACCCATCGGCATCTTGAACAGAGACAACGGCAAAGAGTCGCAGGAGATCATCCAGCGATTTCGCGGCTCGCCTTTTTTCACTAAAATTCTTTATCTGGACACAGTCTCGGAGATCACTCCTTTTCTCGATGAGCAAAAAGGGGTCATGGTCGTCTCCTTCGACGAGCAGTTTTCCAGGAATGTCAAAGCGGGCAAGCCTGCGGAAGTGCAAATAATCTTAGATGGCCGCAAGTCCAATACGGCGCAGATCGTTTCAGGATATGTGCAATCCATTATCGCGCAGTATGGAGCGGATCTGGGAAAAGGAAGGGACGTCCACCTTGTACCAAGAAACTGGTTCAACCCCAATTTGATCTACCTCTGGTATAATATCCCCTCTCTCTTTTCCACTCTTGCGATGATGACCTGCCTCATTGTGACAACACAGTCGGTAGCCAGAGAAAGGGAACTTGGCACTCTCGACCAGCTGCTCGTCTCCCCGCTCACCCCCACGGAAATCGTCATCGGCAAGATCATCCCCGGAATATTGGTCGGCATACTGGAAGGAACTCTGCTGCTCCTGGTGGGAACCCTCCTGTTCAAAGTTCCCTTCCACGGATCGCTTTTTCTTCTATATTTCAGCCTGCTCCTTTTCGTTGCTGCAATCAGCGGCATCGGCCTTTTCATCTCTTCCGTCTCCGCCACTCAGCAACAGGCGATGCTCGGCTCTTTTGTGACGATCATGCCATCGATTCTTTTATCCGGCTTTGCCACTCCGATCGAAAACATGCCGGTCTGGCTACAGCCGTTTACCTATCTGATTCCCTTGACGTACATGCTTAAAATATCGAAAGGCCTATTTCTGAAAGCCCTTCCGGCAGCGGATGTGTTCATGAATCTATGGCCTGTTGTTTTGATCGCCCTATTCAACATTATAGGCGCCGGCCTTTTCTTTCGCAGGAGACTTCAATGA